The following are encoded together in the Neomonachus schauinslandi chromosome 15, ASM220157v2, whole genome shotgun sequence genome:
- the RUNDC3A gene encoding RUN domain-containing protein 3A isoform X1, protein MEASFVQTTMALGLSSKKASSRNVAVERRNLITVCRFSVKTLLEKYTAEPIDDSSEEFVNFAAILEQILSHRFKACAPAGPVSWFSSDGQRGFWDYIRLACSKVPNNCVSSIENMENISTARAKGRAWIRVALMEKRMSEYITTALRDTRTTRRFYDSGAIMLREEATVLTGMLIGLSAIDFSFCLKGEVLDGKTPVVIDYTPYLKFTQSYDYLTDEEERHSAESSTSEDNSPEHPYLPLVTDEDSWYSKWHKMEQKFRIVYAQKGYLEELVRLRESQLKDLEAENRRLQLQLEEAAAQNQREKRELEGVILELQEQLTGLIPGDHVPLAQGSKDLTTPLVNQWPSLGTLNGAEGANNPKLYRRHSFMSTEPLSAEASLSSDSQRLGEGKRDEEPWGPIGSSEPN, encoded by the exons ATGGAAGCGAGCTTTGTCCAGACCACCATGGCTCTGGGGCTGTCCTCCAAGAAAGCGTCTTCCCGCAATGTGGCCGTGGAGCGTAGGAACCTGATCACCGTGTGCAG GTTCTCTGTGAAAACACTGCTGGAGAAATACACGGCGGAGCCCATCGATGACTCATCCGAGGAGTTTGTGAATTTTGCAGCCATCTTAGAGCAGATCCTCAGCCACCGTTTCAAAG CCTGTGCCCCAGCAGGTCCGGTGAGCTGGTTCAGCTCAGACGGGCAGCGGGGCTTCTGGGACTATATCCGGCTGGCTTGCAGCAAAGTGCCCAACAATTGTGTGAGCAGCATTGAGAACATGGAGAACATCAGCACAGCCCGAGCCAAG GGCCGGGCATGGATCCGGGTGGCCCTGATGGAGAAGCGAATGTCAGAATACATCACCACAGCTCTGCGGGACACCCGGACCACCAG acGTTTCTATGACTCGGGAGCCATCATGCTGCGGGAGGAAGCCACCGTCCTCACCGGGATGCTGATCGGACTGAGCGCCATAGACTTCAG CTTCTGCCTAAAGGGCGAAGTGCTGGACGGGAAGACCCCCGTGGTCATCGATTACACACCCTACCTAAAGTTCACCCAGAG CTACGACTACCTGACCGACGAGGAGGAGCGGCACAGCGCCGAGAGCAGTACGAGCGAAGACAACTCGCCCGAGCACCCGTACCTGCCGCTCGTCACCGACGAGGACAGCTGGTACAGCAAATGGCACAAGATGGAACAGAAGTTCCGCATCGTCTACGCGCAGAAG GGCTACCTGGAGGAGCTGGTGCGCCTGCGCGAGTCGCAGCTGAAGGACCTGGAGGCGGAGAACCGGCGGCTGCAGCTGCAGCTGGAGGAGGCGGCGGCGCAGAACCAGCGCGAGAAGCGGGAGCTGGAAGGCGTGATCCTGGAGCTGCAGGAGCAGCT gACAGGTCTGATCCCCGGTGACCACGTTCCCCTGGCCCAGGGTTCCAAAGACCTCACCACGCCCCTGGTCAACCAATGGCCTTCACTGGGAACGCTCAATGGGGCAGAGGGTGCGAACAACCCCAAGCTATACCGGAG ACACAGTTTCATGAGCACGGAGCCGCTGTCGGCTGAAGCCAGTCTGAGCTCGGACTCCCAGCGCCTGGGAGAGGGCAAACGGGACGAGGAGCCCTGGGGCCCCATCG gaagctcagagccaaaTTAG
- the RUNDC3A gene encoding RUN domain-containing protein 3A isoform X2 yields MEASFVQTTMALGLSSKKASSRNVAVERRNLITVCRFSVKTLLEKYTAEPIDDSSEEFVNFAAILEQILSHRFKGPVSWFSSDGQRGFWDYIRLACSKVPNNCVSSIENMENISTARAKGRAWIRVALMEKRMSEYITTALRDTRTTRRFYDSGAIMLREEATVLTGMLIGLSAIDFSFCLKGEVLDGKTPVVIDYTPYLKFTQSYDYLTDEEERHSAESSTSEDNSPEHPYLPLVTDEDSWYSKWHKMEQKFRIVYAQKGYLEELVRLRESQLKDLEAENRRLQLQLEEAAAQNQREKRELEGVILELQEQLTGLIPGDHVPLAQGSKDLTTPLVNQWPSLGTLNGAEGANNPKLYRRHSFMSTEPLSAEASLSSDSQRLGEGKRDEEPWGPIGSSEPN; encoded by the exons ATGGAAGCGAGCTTTGTCCAGACCACCATGGCTCTGGGGCTGTCCTCCAAGAAAGCGTCTTCCCGCAATGTGGCCGTGGAGCGTAGGAACCTGATCACCGTGTGCAG GTTCTCTGTGAAAACACTGCTGGAGAAATACACGGCGGAGCCCATCGATGACTCATCCGAGGAGTTTGTGAATTTTGCAGCCATCTTAGAGCAGATCCTCAGCCACCGTTTCAAAG GTCCGGTGAGCTGGTTCAGCTCAGACGGGCAGCGGGGCTTCTGGGACTATATCCGGCTGGCTTGCAGCAAAGTGCCCAACAATTGTGTGAGCAGCATTGAGAACATGGAGAACATCAGCACAGCCCGAGCCAAG GGCCGGGCATGGATCCGGGTGGCCCTGATGGAGAAGCGAATGTCAGAATACATCACCACAGCTCTGCGGGACACCCGGACCACCAG acGTTTCTATGACTCGGGAGCCATCATGCTGCGGGAGGAAGCCACCGTCCTCACCGGGATGCTGATCGGACTGAGCGCCATAGACTTCAG CTTCTGCCTAAAGGGCGAAGTGCTGGACGGGAAGACCCCCGTGGTCATCGATTACACACCCTACCTAAAGTTCACCCAGAG CTACGACTACCTGACCGACGAGGAGGAGCGGCACAGCGCCGAGAGCAGTACGAGCGAAGACAACTCGCCCGAGCACCCGTACCTGCCGCTCGTCACCGACGAGGACAGCTGGTACAGCAAATGGCACAAGATGGAACAGAAGTTCCGCATCGTCTACGCGCAGAAG GGCTACCTGGAGGAGCTGGTGCGCCTGCGCGAGTCGCAGCTGAAGGACCTGGAGGCGGAGAACCGGCGGCTGCAGCTGCAGCTGGAGGAGGCGGCGGCGCAGAACCAGCGCGAGAAGCGGGAGCTGGAAGGCGTGATCCTGGAGCTGCAGGAGCAGCT gACAGGTCTGATCCCCGGTGACCACGTTCCCCTGGCCCAGGGTTCCAAAGACCTCACCACGCCCCTGGTCAACCAATGGCCTTCACTGGGAACGCTCAATGGGGCAGAGGGTGCGAACAACCCCAAGCTATACCGGAG ACACAGTTTCATGAGCACGGAGCCGCTGTCGGCTGAAGCCAGTCTGAGCTCGGACTCCCAGCGCCTGGGAGAGGGCAAACGGGACGAGGAGCCCTGGGGCCCCATCG gaagctcagagccaaaTTAG
- the RUNDC3A gene encoding RUN domain-containing protein 3A isoform X3 — protein MEASFVQTTMALGLSSKKASSRNVAVERRNLITVCRFSVKTLLEKYTAEPIDDSSEEFVNFAAILEQILSHRFKACAPAGPVSWFSSDGQRGFWDYIRLACSKVPNNCVSSIENMENISTARAKGRAWIRVALMEKRMSEYITTALRDTRTTRRFYDSGAIMLREEATVLTGMLIGLSAIDFSFCLKGEVLDGKTPVVIDYTPYLKFTQSYDYLTDEEERHSAESSTSEDNSPEHPYLPLVTDEDSWYSKWHKMEQKFRIVYAQKGYLEELVRLRESQLKDLEAENRRLQLQLEEAAAQNQREKRELEGVILELQEQLTGLIPGDHVPLAQGSKDLTTPLVNQWPSLGTLNGAEGANNPKLYRRHSFMSTEPLSAEASLSSDSQRLGEGKRDEEPWGPIGKDPTPSMLGLCGSLASIPSCKSLASFKSNECLVSDSPEGSPALSPS, from the exons ATGGAAGCGAGCTTTGTCCAGACCACCATGGCTCTGGGGCTGTCCTCCAAGAAAGCGTCTTCCCGCAATGTGGCCGTGGAGCGTAGGAACCTGATCACCGTGTGCAG GTTCTCTGTGAAAACACTGCTGGAGAAATACACGGCGGAGCCCATCGATGACTCATCCGAGGAGTTTGTGAATTTTGCAGCCATCTTAGAGCAGATCCTCAGCCACCGTTTCAAAG CCTGTGCCCCAGCAGGTCCGGTGAGCTGGTTCAGCTCAGACGGGCAGCGGGGCTTCTGGGACTATATCCGGCTGGCTTGCAGCAAAGTGCCCAACAATTGTGTGAGCAGCATTGAGAACATGGAGAACATCAGCACAGCCCGAGCCAAG GGCCGGGCATGGATCCGGGTGGCCCTGATGGAGAAGCGAATGTCAGAATACATCACCACAGCTCTGCGGGACACCCGGACCACCAG acGTTTCTATGACTCGGGAGCCATCATGCTGCGGGAGGAAGCCACCGTCCTCACCGGGATGCTGATCGGACTGAGCGCCATAGACTTCAG CTTCTGCCTAAAGGGCGAAGTGCTGGACGGGAAGACCCCCGTGGTCATCGATTACACACCCTACCTAAAGTTCACCCAGAG CTACGACTACCTGACCGACGAGGAGGAGCGGCACAGCGCCGAGAGCAGTACGAGCGAAGACAACTCGCCCGAGCACCCGTACCTGCCGCTCGTCACCGACGAGGACAGCTGGTACAGCAAATGGCACAAGATGGAACAGAAGTTCCGCATCGTCTACGCGCAGAAG GGCTACCTGGAGGAGCTGGTGCGCCTGCGCGAGTCGCAGCTGAAGGACCTGGAGGCGGAGAACCGGCGGCTGCAGCTGCAGCTGGAGGAGGCGGCGGCGCAGAACCAGCGCGAGAAGCGGGAGCTGGAAGGCGTGATCCTGGAGCTGCAGGAGCAGCT gACAGGTCTGATCCCCGGTGACCACGTTCCCCTGGCCCAGGGTTCCAAAGACCTCACCACGCCCCTGGTCAACCAATGGCCTTCACTGGGAACGCTCAATGGGGCAGAGGGTGCGAACAACCCCAAGCTATACCGGAG ACACAGTTTCATGAGCACGGAGCCGCTGTCGGCTGAAGCCAGTCTGAGCTCGGACTCCCAGCGCCTGGGAGAGGGCAAACGGGACGAGGAGCCCTGGGGCCCCATCG GGAAGGACCCCACGCCCTCCATGCTGGGCCTCTGCGGCTCCCTGGCCTCCATCCCCAGCTGCAAGTCCCTGGCGAGCTTCAAATCCAACGAGTGCCTGGTGAGCGACAGTCCCGAAGGCAGCCCGGCACTGAGCCCCAGCTGA
- the SLC25A39 gene encoding solute carrier family 25 member 39 isoform X3, with translation MADQEPGGISPLQQMVASGTGAVVTSLFMTPLDVVKVRLQSQRPSVASELMPPSRLWSLPYTKWKCLLYCSGVLEPLYLCPNSARCATWFQDPTRFTGTVDAFVKIVRHEGTRTLWSGLPATLVMTVPATAIYFTAYDQLKTFLCGWALTSDLYAPMVAGALARLGTVTVISPLELVRTKLQAQHVSYRELGSCVRAAMAQGGWRSLWLGWGPTALRDVPFSALYWFNYELVKSWLSGLRPKDQTSVGISFVAGGISGTVAAVLTLPFDVVKTQRQVALGALEAVRVTPPRADSTWLLLRRIRAESGTRGLFAGFLPRIIKAAPSCAIMISTYEFGKSFFQRLNREQPLGS, from the exons ATGGCTGACCAGGAGCCTGGGGGCATTAGCCCCCTCCAGCAAATGGTGGCCTCAGGGACTGGTGCTGTAGTCACTTCCCTCTTCA tgACACCCCTGGACGTGGTGAAAGTGCGCCTGCAGTCTCAGCGCCCCTCGGTGGCCAGCG AGCTGATGCCTCCCTCCAGACTCTGGAGCCTCCCCTACACCAAAT GGAAGTGCCTCCTGTACTGCAGTGGGGTCCTGGAGCCCCTCTACCTGTGCCCGAACAGCGCCCGCTGCGCCACCTGGTTCCAGGACCCCACCCGCTTCACCGGCACCGTG GACGCCTTCGTGAAGATTGTGAGACACGAGGGCACCAGGACCCTGTGGAGCGGCCTCCCAGCCACCTT GGTCATGACTGTGCCGGCCACTGCCATCTACTTCACCGCGTATGACCAACTCAAGACCTTCCTTTGTGGTTGGGCCCTGACTTCTGACCTCTACGCACCCATGGTGGCTGGCGCACTAGCCCGCT TGGGCACCGTGACTGTGATCAGCCCCTTGGAGCTGGTGCGGACAAAGCTGCAGGCTCAGCATGTGTCCTACCGGGAGCTGGGATCCTGTGTCCGAGCTGCCATGGCTCAGGGTGGCTGGCGCTCACTGTGGCTGGGCTGGGGCCCCACTGCCCTTCGGGACGTGCCCTTTTCAG CCCTGTACTGGTTCAACTACGAACTGGTGAAGAGCTGGCTGAGCGGGCTCAGGCCAAAAGACCAGACATCCGTGGGCATCAGCTTTGTGGCTGGAGGCATCTCCGGGACG GTGGCGGCCGTCCTGACTCTGCCCTTCGACGTGGTGAAGACTCAGCGCCAGGTCGCGCTGGGAGCTCTGGAGGCTGTGAGAG TGACCCCCCCACGCGCCGACTCCACGTGGCTGTTGCTGCGGCGGATCCGGGCTGAGTCGGGCACCAGGGGGCTCTTCGCAG GCTTTCTCCCAAGGATCATCAAGGCTGCCCCCTCCTGTGCCATCATGATCAGCACTTATGAGTTCGGCAAAAGCTTCTTCCAGAGGCTCAACAGAGAACAGCCTCTGGGCTCTTAA
- the SLC25A39 gene encoding solute carrier family 25 member 39 isoform X2 yields MADQEPGGISPLQQMVASGTGAVVTSLFMTPLDVVKVRLQSQRPSVASELMPPSRLWSLPYTKLPSSLQPTGKCLLYCSGVLEPLYLCPNSARCATWFQDPTRFTGTVDAFVKIVRHEGTRTLWSGLPATLVMTVPATAIYFTAYDQLKTFLCGWALTSDLYAPMVAGALARLGTVTVISPLELVRTKLQAQHVSYRELGSCVRAAMAQGGWRSLWLGWGPTALRDVPFSALYWFNYELVKSWLSGLRPKDQTSVGISFVAGGISGTVAAVLTLPFDVVKTQRQVALGALEAVRVTPPRADSTWLLLRRIRAESGTRGLFAGFLPRIIKAAPSCAIMISTYEFGKSFFQRLNREQPLGS; encoded by the exons ATGGCTGACCAGGAGCCTGGGGGCATTAGCCCCCTCCAGCAAATGGTGGCCTCAGGGACTGGTGCTGTAGTCACTTCCCTCTTCA tgACACCCCTGGACGTGGTGAAAGTGCGCCTGCAGTCTCAGCGCCCCTCGGTGGCCAGCG AGCTGATGCCTCCCTCCAGACTCTGGAGCCTCCCCTACACCAAAT tgcCCTCCTCTCTCCAACCCACAGGGAAGTGCCTCCTGTACTGCAGTGGGGTCCTGGAGCCCCTCTACCTGTGCCCGAACAGCGCCCGCTGCGCCACCTGGTTCCAGGACCCCACCCGCTTCACCGGCACCGTG GACGCCTTCGTGAAGATTGTGAGACACGAGGGCACCAGGACCCTGTGGAGCGGCCTCCCAGCCACCTT GGTCATGACTGTGCCGGCCACTGCCATCTACTTCACCGCGTATGACCAACTCAAGACCTTCCTTTGTGGTTGGGCCCTGACTTCTGACCTCTACGCACCCATGGTGGCTGGCGCACTAGCCCGCT TGGGCACCGTGACTGTGATCAGCCCCTTGGAGCTGGTGCGGACAAAGCTGCAGGCTCAGCATGTGTCCTACCGGGAGCTGGGATCCTGTGTCCGAGCTGCCATGGCTCAGGGTGGCTGGCGCTCACTGTGGCTGGGCTGGGGCCCCACTGCCCTTCGGGACGTGCCCTTTTCAG CCCTGTACTGGTTCAACTACGAACTGGTGAAGAGCTGGCTGAGCGGGCTCAGGCCAAAAGACCAGACATCCGTGGGCATCAGCTTTGTGGCTGGAGGCATCTCCGGGACG GTGGCGGCCGTCCTGACTCTGCCCTTCGACGTGGTGAAGACTCAGCGCCAGGTCGCGCTGGGAGCTCTGGAGGCTGTGAGAG TGACCCCCCCACGCGCCGACTCCACGTGGCTGTTGCTGCGGCGGATCCGGGCTGAGTCGGGCACCAGGGGGCTCTTCGCAG GCTTTCTCCCAAGGATCATCAAGGCTGCCCCCTCCTGTGCCATCATGATCAGCACTTATGAGTTCGGCAAAAGCTTCTTCCAGAGGCTCAACAGAGAACAGCCTCTGGGCTCTTAA
- the SLC25A39 gene encoding solute carrier family 25 member 39 isoform X1, with amino-acid sequence MADQEPGGISPLQQMVASGTGAVVTSLFMTPLDVVKVRLQSQRPSVASELMPPSRLWSLPYTKLPSSLQPTGKCLLYCSGVLEPLYLCPNSARCATWFQDPTRFTGTVDGRPLGQDAFVKIVRHEGTRTLWSGLPATLVMTVPATAIYFTAYDQLKTFLCGWALTSDLYAPMVAGALARLGTVTVISPLELVRTKLQAQHVSYRELGSCVRAAMAQGGWRSLWLGWGPTALRDVPFSALYWFNYELVKSWLSGLRPKDQTSVGISFVAGGISGTVAAVLTLPFDVVKTQRQVALGALEAVRVTPPRADSTWLLLRRIRAESGTRGLFAGFLPRIIKAAPSCAIMISTYEFGKSFFQRLNREQPLGS; translated from the exons ATGGCTGACCAGGAGCCTGGGGGCATTAGCCCCCTCCAGCAAATGGTGGCCTCAGGGACTGGTGCTGTAGTCACTTCCCTCTTCA tgACACCCCTGGACGTGGTGAAAGTGCGCCTGCAGTCTCAGCGCCCCTCGGTGGCCAGCG AGCTGATGCCTCCCTCCAGACTCTGGAGCCTCCCCTACACCAAAT tgcCCTCCTCTCTCCAACCCACAGGGAAGTGCCTCCTGTACTGCAGTGGGGTCCTGGAGCCCCTCTACCTGTGCCCGAACAGCGCCCGCTGCGCCACCTGGTTCCAGGACCCCACCCGCTTCACCGGCACCGTG gacGGGCGTCCGCTTGGCCAGGACGCCTTCGTGAAGATTGTGAGACACGAGGGCACCAGGACCCTGTGGAGCGGCCTCCCAGCCACCTT GGTCATGACTGTGCCGGCCACTGCCATCTACTTCACCGCGTATGACCAACTCAAGACCTTCCTTTGTGGTTGGGCCCTGACTTCTGACCTCTACGCACCCATGGTGGCTGGCGCACTAGCCCGCT TGGGCACCGTGACTGTGATCAGCCCCTTGGAGCTGGTGCGGACAAAGCTGCAGGCTCAGCATGTGTCCTACCGGGAGCTGGGATCCTGTGTCCGAGCTGCCATGGCTCAGGGTGGCTGGCGCTCACTGTGGCTGGGCTGGGGCCCCACTGCCCTTCGGGACGTGCCCTTTTCAG CCCTGTACTGGTTCAACTACGAACTGGTGAAGAGCTGGCTGAGCGGGCTCAGGCCAAAAGACCAGACATCCGTGGGCATCAGCTTTGTGGCTGGAGGCATCTCCGGGACG GTGGCGGCCGTCCTGACTCTGCCCTTCGACGTGGTGAAGACTCAGCGCCAGGTCGCGCTGGGAGCTCTGGAGGCTGTGAGAG TGACCCCCCCACGCGCCGACTCCACGTGGCTGTTGCTGCGGCGGATCCGGGCTGAGTCGGGCACCAGGGGGCTCTTCGCAG GCTTTCTCCCAAGGATCATCAAGGCTGCCCCCTCCTGTGCCATCATGATCAGCACTTATGAGTTCGGCAAAAGCTTCTTCCAGAGGCTCAACAGAGAACAGCCTCTGGGCTCTTAA
- the SLC25A39 gene encoding solute carrier family 25 member 39 isoform X4: protein MSTQGPRPLLAPLGMGLTPFPAGFQGTVLLMPPPLPQCPPLSNPQGSASCTAVGSWSPSTCARTAPAAPPGSRTPPASPAPWVMTVPATAIYFTAYDQLKTFLCGWALTSDLYAPMVAGALARLGTVTVISPLELVRTKLQAQHVSYRELGSCVRAAMAQGGWRSLWLGWGPTALRDVPFSALYWFNYELVKSWLSGLRPKDQTSVGISFVAGGISGTVAAVLTLPFDVVKTQRQVALGALEAVRVTPPRADSTWLLLRRIRAESGTRGLFAGFLPRIIKAAPSCAIMISTYEFGKSFFQRLNREQPLGS, encoded by the exons ATGTCCACCCAGGGACCACGGCCTCTGCTGGCCCCCCTAGGGATGGGGCTCACCCCCTTCCCTGCAGGGTTCCAGGGCACTGTCCTCCTaatgccccctccccttccccagtgcCCTCCTCTCTCCAACCCACAGGGAAGTGCCTCCTGTACTGCAGTGGGGTCCTGGAGCCCCTCTACCTGTGCCCGAACAGCGCCCGCTGCGCCACCTGGTTCCAGGACCCCACCCGCTTCACCGGCACCGTG GGTCATGACTGTGCCGGCCACTGCCATCTACTTCACCGCGTATGACCAACTCAAGACCTTCCTTTGTGGTTGGGCCCTGACTTCTGACCTCTACGCACCCATGGTGGCTGGCGCACTAGCCCGCT TGGGCACCGTGACTGTGATCAGCCCCTTGGAGCTGGTGCGGACAAAGCTGCAGGCTCAGCATGTGTCCTACCGGGAGCTGGGATCCTGTGTCCGAGCTGCCATGGCTCAGGGTGGCTGGCGCTCACTGTGGCTGGGCTGGGGCCCCACTGCCCTTCGGGACGTGCCCTTTTCAG CCCTGTACTGGTTCAACTACGAACTGGTGAAGAGCTGGCTGAGCGGGCTCAGGCCAAAAGACCAGACATCCGTGGGCATCAGCTTTGTGGCTGGAGGCATCTCCGGGACG GTGGCGGCCGTCCTGACTCTGCCCTTCGACGTGGTGAAGACTCAGCGCCAGGTCGCGCTGGGAGCTCTGGAGGCTGTGAGAG TGACCCCCCCACGCGCCGACTCCACGTGGCTGTTGCTGCGGCGGATCCGGGCTGAGTCGGGCACCAGGGGGCTCTTCGCAG GCTTTCTCCCAAGGATCATCAAGGCTGCCCCCTCCTGTGCCATCATGATCAGCACTTATGAGTTCGGCAAAAGCTTCTTCCAGAGGCTCAACAGAGAACAGCCTCTGGGCTCTTAA